In Methanocaldococcus sp. FS406-22, the genomic stretch TTCCAATTCTTTTCAATTGAAAGCTCATCAAATGGCTTAATTTCAATTGTATGATGACTGCCGAGAGGAACGTCATCTGGCCCATGAATTATAGTCCCTAAAATTCTAACTCTTTTTGTGTTTTCATCAAATTCTACATTTTTTACTTCAATTCCTAAAAACATTTTCCTCTTAGCTCCCCTATCTGCCCTAATGACATCTCCTTTATCTTGCACTCTTCTCTCAGTAACTGCAAATACCTTATCACCTTCCTCAATAATGTTATACAATACCCATAAATCATCTAAATTTTCAGGCATAAGCTTAATAATTTGTTTTTGCGGAATTTCTTCAATAATTTTCATTTACACACCTCCTTAAGAGGCATTGCTTCCGTTAGGAAGCAATGCATCCGTTTTGACGAAATCGAAGTGTTAGCTTCGAGCTACAAATCTGAAGGATTTGTTCAACTTTTTCTAAAAGTTTCGTTTAATAATTTGTTTCTGTGGGATTTCCTCTATAATTTTCATTTAGCTCCCTCCAACATCTAAGTCCCCATTTTCAAGGATGTATATTTTAAATTTCTTTTTAACTGTTCTTTTTTCTATAAATTCAGAGGCATTTTCTTTTATAAGTTCAATGAGTTCTAAAGTATTGTATCTTACTTTTATACCTTCTTCATCAGCTTTTTTAAATACAATATCTGGAATATCTAAAACGTCAGTCCCCTCTTCAATTTCAATAGATAGTGGAGCCATTATCCTATTATAAATTTTTATCGTATTATATGCCTTCTTTATATTTTCTTTTGCTCTTTTTTCAATCATGCTTATATTGGCTCTACTTGTTCCAAGCATTTTTGCTATCTCTTCTTGGGTTAATCCTTTCTTCCTCAATTTTAAAACTTTAATTTGTGTCTCTGTTAAGAATGAGTCCTCAACCATGCATAACACCATAATTGTGTTGTGGTAATTTTATATAATTAACATTTATATATCGCCCCTTATATAAATTATATCAGGTGAAATTATGAACTTAGAAGAGCAAAAGAAAGCAGTAATTGAAAGATTAATTAGGGAGGGGTATATAAAAAGTAAAAGAGTGATTGATGCCCTATTAAAAGTTCCAAGGGAAGAGTTTGTTCCTGAACATTTAAAGGAATATGCCTATGTTGATAAACCATTAGAGATTGGTTATGGGCAGACAATTTCAGCCATACATATGGTTGGAATGATGAGCGAGCTTTTAGATTTAAAGCCAGGTATGAAAGTTTTGGAAATTGGAACTGGTTGTGGTTACCATGCGGCAGTAACTGCTGAGATTGTGGGGGAGGATGGTTTAGTTGTTAGCATTGAAAGAATTCCAGAATTGGCTGAAAAAGCAGAGAGAACTTTAAGAAAATTGGGATATGATAATGTTATTGTGATAGTGGGGGATGGAACTTTGGGATATGAGCCATTAGCCCCTTATGATAGAATATATACAACTGCAGCAGGTCCAAAAATTCCAGAACCATTAATAAAGCAATTAAAAGATGGGGGAAAACTATTAATGCCTATTGGTAGATACTTACAAAAATTAGTTTTAGCTGAAAAGAGAGGAAATGAAATAATAGTAAAGGACTGCGGACCTGTAGCATTTGTCCCTTTGATTGGTAGAGAAGGGTTTTATGGATAAATGGATAAGGAGCCTTTTATTTTATATCTTTTAAGTTTGTTTATTTTAAGTGGATGACTAAAAAATTAAAATGAAAAACAATTTTAATTTAGAGCCATAAATAAATTCATAATTATGTCTTTATTATGGTGAAATAATGCTTTGGAAAGATGTATGTGAGATATTTAATAAAATTGAAAAAACAACAAAAAGGTTAGAAAAGAGAGACTATTTTATAAAATTAATTGACATGGTTAAAGAGAAAGGGAAGCCAGAGGATTTAAAAAAGATTTGTTACATGGCTATAGGGAGAGTTTATCCCGAATACGATGAGAGAGAGTTAGGAATTGGAGAAAAGCTTTTAATAAATGCAGTTACTTCCATAGGGATTAATAAAGATGAGTTATTAGAGAAAATTAAAGAGACAGGAGACATTGGGTTGGCTATAGAGCAATTAAAATCAAAGATTAAACAGGCATCTTTGTTTTTTCAACCATTGACTGTTGATGAAGTTTATGAAACTTTAAAGAGGGTTGGAGAGATAGAAGGAGAAGGTTCTCAAAAGAAAAAGTTGAGGTTAATAAGTAGTCTCTTTCTAAGAGCCTCACCAATAGAGTGTAGATATTTAGCAAGGTTAATTTTGGAAGATATGAGGATAGGAATGAATGTCCCAACTATATTAGATTCCCTTTCAGTTTATTTTAATGTTCCAAAGGAAAAATTGGAAAAGATATATGCAATAACCAATGATATTGGACTTTTAGCTGAAAAATTATTAATGGGGGATTTAGAAAGTGAGGATTTAAAATTAAAATTATTTAGACCAATAAAACCAATGTTGGCTCAGCTAACTCCTTCAATTGAAGAGGCATTACTGGAGATGGGTAGGGCTCAATTTGAAACAAAGTATGATGGAGCAAGAGTTCAAATACATAAGGATGGAAATAAAGTTAAGATTTATAGTAGGAGATTAGAGGATGTCACAAATGCCCTTCCAGAGATTGTTGAGGCAGTAAAAAATATTAATGTAGATAAGTTAATTGTTGAAGGAGAGTGTGTAGCTATAGATAAACAAACTGGAAAACCAAGACCATTTCAAGATATACTTAGAAGGTTTAGAAGAAAGTATGATATCGGAAAGATGATGAAAGAAATAAATTTAAGAGTTTATCTATTTGATATTCTTTATAAAGATGGAGTATCGTTTATAGATGAAGAGTTTGAAAAGAGAAGGAAAGTTTTAGAGGAAATTGTTGGTTATGAGAACGATTGGAGAACTGAAAGGGAAAGAATTGAAAAGGAGCTTAAATCAGATAAAATAATTGATATATCCTATAAATTGGTTACAAACGATGCTAATGAAGCAAAGGAGTTTTACAACTGGAGTTTATCCATTGGACATGAGGGAGTTATGATTAAAAATTTAAAAGCTCCTTACACCCCAGGGAGTAGGGTTAGAACTATGTATAAATTTAAACCAACGTTGGAGAGTTTGGATGTTGTTATAACAAAGGCAAAAAGAGGGATGGGGAAAAGAAAGGACTGGTATGGTTCATTTGAAATATGTGTTAGAGATGAGGAAGGCAATCTCTACCCTATTGGACATGTAGGGACTGGATTAACTGAGGCAGATTTGGAGATGTTAAAGGAGGAAATTGATAAAATAGTTATTAGAGATTTAGGTGAAGAGGTTGAGGTAGAGCCAAAAATAGTTATTGAAGTTGCTTATGAGGAGATACAGAAATCTGATAAATATCCTTGCGGTTATGCTTTAAGATTCCCAAGGGTTGTGAGGTTTAGGTTTGATAAAGGAGTTAATGATATAAATACTGTAGAAGATGTTGAAAGAATATACGAAATTCAGAGGGGAAGGAAATAATCTTTAATGAATAATCTTTTTCAAATATTATATCTATTTTATAATTTTTTATAAGGTTAATTTAGAGATGGGGTGATGTAGAATGGAGATTTTTGGAAACAGTATATATAACATAGCTGTTTTTATTGTTATAACCCTGTTGGGTATTTTTATTGGAAAAATCGTAGATAAGATAGTTAGAAATTATCTTAAAAAAATTGCAGATAAAACAAAAACGAAACTCGATGATATAATACTGGAGTCTATTGATTTGCCAATTATTATAATAGTGGTAACAGTGTTTTTCTATTTTGGATTAAAGTTTTTAATTCTGCCTGACTATATATTTAAGTTAGCAAATGAAGCGATAAAGGTTGTTGTTATCTTATCAGCCACATATTTTGCAGTCAAATTTATTGATGGAATATTTGAACACTATCTAATTCCCCTAACTGAAAAGACAGAAACAGAGTTAGATGAACACATAATAAAGCCATTGAAAAAAGTTGTAAAAATATTAACAATACTTCTCGGTTTATTAACTGCTCTAAGTTCTGTTGGTTATGATGTCACTGCTTTATTGGCTGGTTTAGGGGTTGGTGGTTTGGCTTTAGCTTTAGCTATGCAAGACACCATAAAAAACTTCATTGCTGGGATTTTAATATTGATTGATAAACCCTTTAGCTTAGGACACTGGGTTAAAGTAGAGAACGTTGAGGGAATTGTTGAAGAAATTGGAATAAGAAGTACAAGAATTAGAACTTTTGATTATACCCTAATAACTATCCCAAACTCAGAATTGTTGGATTCAGCTATTGAAAATTTAACAGTTAGAGATAGGAGAAGAGTTTTAATGACTATTGGATTAACTTATGATACACCAGTAGAGAAAATTAAAAAAGCCAAAGAGATAATAAAAGAAATTGTTGAGAATCATCCAGCTACTCTCCCTCCGTATAGGGTTCATTTTATGGAATATGGAGATTGGTCTCTAAATTTGAGAATTGAATATTTTGTTAGAAATATGGGTTTTGATTACTTTTTAAATGCTGTTGATGAGATAAATTTAAAGATAAAAGAAGAATTTGAGAAGAAAGGAATAGAGATGGCATTTCCAACTTATACTGTTTATTTAGAAAAGGATAAAAATAATAATTAATACATTCTAAATAATCTTTTAATTTTATCTATAAAGCTTTCTTTTTTTACTATTTTAATTTTCTCCTCCATATAAATTGGAACTCCTGCTATTATTGAAGCTAACTTCATATAAGCTTGAGAAGCTGGAGAACTCTGCCTATATTCAATAACACTCATCTTTTTTAAAGCTGCTGATCTCACATTCTCATCTTCAGGAACTTCAACTAAAACCTTACCTTTTATTAACATCTCTATCTCATCCTTTCCCATTTCTCCAAAATCTCTACCAACCCTATTTAATACAACACCCATTAAAGGAGTTCCAGCCATTTCAGCACTCTCTTTTAATCTAACGGCATCAATAATTGAGAACATCTCTGG encodes the following:
- a CDS encoding Tfx family DNA-binding protein, producing MVEDSFLTETQIKVLKLRKKGLTQEEIAKMLGTSRANISMIEKRAKENIKKAYNTIKIYNRIMAPLSIEIEEGTDVLDIPDIVFKKADEEGIKVRYNTLELIELIKENASEFIEKRTVKKKFKIYILENGDLDVGGS
- a CDS encoding mechanosensitive ion channel family protein, which translates into the protein MEIFGNSIYNIAVFIVITLLGIFIGKIVDKIVRNYLKKIADKTKTKLDDIILESIDLPIIIIVVTVFFYFGLKFLILPDYIFKLANEAIKVVVILSATYFAVKFIDGIFEHYLIPLTEKTETELDEHIIKPLKKVVKILTILLGLLTALSSVGYDVTALLAGLGVGGLALALAMQDTIKNFIAGILILIDKPFSLGHWVKVENVEGIVEEIGIRSTRIRTFDYTLITIPNSELLDSAIENLTVRDRRRVLMTIGLTYDTPVEKIKKAKEIIKEIVENHPATLPPYRVHFMEYGDWSLNLRIEYFVRNMGFDYFLNAVDEINLKIKEEFEKKGIEMAFPTYTVYLEKDKNNN
- a CDS encoding protein-L-isoaspartate O-methyltransferase, which encodes MNLEEQKKAVIERLIREGYIKSKRVIDALLKVPREEFVPEHLKEYAYVDKPLEIGYGQTISAIHMVGMMSELLDLKPGMKVLEIGTGCGYHAAVTAEIVGEDGLVVSIERIPELAEKAERTLRKLGYDNVIVIVGDGTLGYEPLAPYDRIYTTAAGPKIPEPLIKQLKDGGKLLMPIGRYLQKLVLAEKRGNEIIVKDCGPVAFVPLIGREGFYG
- a CDS encoding ATP-dependent DNA ligase, whose amino-acid sequence is MLWKDVCEIFNKIEKTTKRLEKRDYFIKLIDMVKEKGKPEDLKKICYMAIGRVYPEYDERELGIGEKLLINAVTSIGINKDELLEKIKETGDIGLAIEQLKSKIKQASLFFQPLTVDEVYETLKRVGEIEGEGSQKKKLRLISSLFLRASPIECRYLARLILEDMRIGMNVPTILDSLSVYFNVPKEKLEKIYAITNDIGLLAEKLLMGDLESEDLKLKLFRPIKPMLAQLTPSIEEALLEMGRAQFETKYDGARVQIHKDGNKVKIYSRRLEDVTNALPEIVEAVKNINVDKLIVEGECVAIDKQTGKPRPFQDILRRFRRKYDIGKMMKEINLRVYLFDILYKDGVSFIDEEFEKRRKVLEEIVGYENDWRTERERIEKELKSDKIIDISYKLVTNDANEAKEFYNWSLSIGHEGVMIKNLKAPYTPGSRVRTMYKFKPTLESLDVVITKAKRGMGKRKDWYGSFEICVRDEEGNLYPIGHVGTGLTEADLEMLKEEIDKIVIRDLGEEVEVEPKIVIEVAYEEIQKSDKYPCGYALRFPRVVRFRFDKGVNDINTVEDVERIYEIQRGRK